The nucleotide window GTTCGCGCCGCAACAGGGGAGCGCCCGTGAAGGCCCCGAAGAAGAGGACCTTCTTGTCGATGCTGTAGGGTACGCTGACCTCGGCGGTCGGGGTTCCGACGTTGCCGATGATGGCGAAGACCTTCCGTCTCTCCAGAAGGTCCTGCATCGTCTCCTTGGTCCGCGCTGGCTCGTAGCCGTCGTCCAGGGCCACGAGGCTGAGCAAGCGGTTGCTCACGCCACCCCCGGCGTTGGCGATGGCGAAGGAGGTCTCGATGCCCAGTTTCATCTGCCGACCCAGCTCCTTGGAGGGGCCGGTGAGGGGCGCGCTCATGCCCATGGTGAGCGGCGCCGCCTGCACGGGTGCGGGTGGGGGAGGGGCGGAACGGCCGCGCAGGAGCAGGTAGACGACACCCGCTCCGATCAGCAGCACGGCGGCGCCGCCGATGATGAAGATACGAGGGTCGCGGCCCCCGGGCTTGGGAGGCGTTGGGAGGCTCTTGGGTCTCGATGGCGGCGACGGGGCCACCGCCCTCATGACCTTCTCATCCCGTCCCGCCACGCGAAGGGTTCGGGTGGGCCCCCTCGTCTCCCCGCCCGCCGCCTGCTTGATGTCGGCCACGCCGAGGTGGGCCATCCGCTCGTCGTCCATGAGCTTGGCCCCCCTGATGATGACGGCATCCCAGCGCTCGCTGATCGTGCGCTGCCCTCCCACCACGTCGGGCTCCACGTGGAACGATCCGCCCGTCCGGCTCAGCAGCGCGTGCACGGCTCGGATCCCCGAGAGAGGACCGAATTGAGCGTGAACGAGCTCGCCCCTCTCCACGTAGAGCTGAGCCTCGCCATCGGGGAAGGACAGGGTCAGGCGAGCGGTGTGGCGACCGCTGCAATAGAGGTGAATGAGATCGGAAAGGGGAATTTCGTCGAGGCCGCCCTCGAGTGGCATCGCCATCCTCCCCCGGGATCGGGCCGAAGGGCCGTCAGCCACCCCTTTCCTGGGCCTCGGTACCGGTAAGGCTTTTATTGGCACTAGATTACACGTCTGGCCGTCAAATGCAACGCCCGCAGCGTTCAGCCAGCGATACCGACCTGGAACACGGCCCTTGCCGGCCCGCCCCCCGGCATTGTATTCATAGGGGATGAGCACCCAACCGACGGTGAGCGCGCCAAATCGGTCGTTGGGCCGTTCCGGGCTCGAGGTCTCCCCGCTGGGGCTCGGCTGCATGGGGATGAGCGAGTTCTACGCGGGAGCCACCGAAGCGGAGTCAGTGGCCACCATTCACCGCGCCCTCGATCTCGGCATCCGCTTCTTGGACACGGCCGACATGTACGGACCCTTTAAGAACGAGGAGCTGGTCGGCCGAGCCATCCGAGACCGGCGCTCGAGCGTCGTCCTGGCCACCAAGTTTGGCAACCAGCGGGGCGCCGACGGAGCCTTCCTCGGCGTCTGCGGGCGGCCCGACTACGTCCGCCAGGCTTGCCATGACTCCTTGAAACGCCTGGGGGTCGAGCACATCGACCTCTATTACCAGCACCGGGTCGACCGTTCCGTTCCCATCGAGGACACGGTGGGCGCGATGGCGGAGCTCGTGCGGGCGGGCAAGGTACGTTTCCTCGGCCTCTCCGAGGCCGGTCCGGCAACCATCCGGCGCGCCCACCAGGTTCACCCCATAGCCGCCCTGCAGACCGAGTACTCTCTCTGGAGCCGCGATCCGGAGGACGAGATCCTCCCCACCGTGCGCGAGCTCGGGATCGGGTTCGTGGCCTACAGCCCGCTGGGCCGCGGCTTCCTCACCGGGCGTTTCCGCCGGCCCGAGGACATTCCGGAG belongs to Vicinamibacteria bacterium and includes:
- a CDS encoding ABC transporter substrate-binding protein — encoded protein: MPLEGGLDEIPLSDLIHLYCSGRHTARLTLSFPDGEAQLYVERGELVHAQFGPLSGIRAVHALLSRTGGSFHVEPDVVGGQRTISERWDAVIIRGAKLMDDERMAHLGVADIKQAAGGETRGPTRTLRVAGRDEKVMRAVAPSPPSRPKSLPTPPKPGGRDPRIFIIGGAAVLLIGAGVVYLLLRGRSAPPPPAPVQAAPLTMGMSAPLTGPSKELGRQMKLGIETSFAIANAGGGVSNRLLSLVALDDGYEPARTKETMQDLLERRKVFAIIGNVGTPTAEVSVPYSIDKKVLFFGAFTGAPLLRREPPDRYVFNYRASYAEETAAVVRYFIEVKGIRPPEIAVFAQQDGFGDAGFAGVAKALRKYGVPTDGILRVGFKRNTLDIQDAVDTILRNRKTVRAVVTVAPYRPAAKFIEKLRDAKMDALISNVSFVGSSALAEELRQIGPKYSSGVIVTQVVPPIDSASTTVLKYKEALAKYFPGEKPDFVSLEGYIAATIFVEGLKRAGPNPTTDSVIAALEGMQGLEIGIGTPISFGLSEHQGSHKVWGTVLNEAAQYQLLDLD
- a CDS encoding aldo/keto reductase — protein: MSTQPTVSAPNRSLGRSGLEVSPLGLGCMGMSEFYAGATEAESVATIHRALDLGIRFLDTADMYGPFKNEELVGRAIRDRRSSVVLATKFGNQRGADGAFLGVCGRPDYVRQACHDSLKRLGVEHIDLYYQHRVDRSVPIEDTVGAMAELVRAGKVRFLGLSEAGPATIRRAHQVHPIAALQTEYSLWSRDPEDEILPTVRELGIGFVAYSPLGRGFLTGRFRRPEDIPETDFRRHHPRFQGDNFQKNLKLVDHVRELARGKGVTAGQLALAWVLSQGEDIVPIPGTTTRVHLEENLGALRVVLTAPELARIDALAPKGATAGLRYPEAGMRTINV